From one Chloroflexota bacterium genomic stretch:
- a CDS encoding HD domain-containing protein codes for MTQANFEGARQYALRRLQQELLPKFVYHSLWHTQDEVLPASEQLAALEAVAADDLLLLRTAALFHDVGFTVRRAGHEEAGRQIAAEVLPGFGYHPSQIAVIGGIIIATKLPQSPHTRLEEIIADADLDVLGREDFMLRNQVLREELAAFGSITTDRQWLSTQLKFLKNHHYFTAAARSLRDGQKKKNVEALNQLLACLPG; via the coding sequence TTGACCCAAGCCAACTTTGAAGGGGCCAGACAGTATGCTTTGAGGCGTTTGCAACAAGAGCTTTTGCCCAAATTCGTCTATCACTCGCTATGGCACACACAAGACGAAGTTCTGCCGGCCTCGGAGCAGTTGGCCGCGCTGGAGGCTGTAGCCGCCGATGACTTGCTTTTGCTTCGCACTGCGGCGCTCTTTCATGATGTTGGCTTTACGGTAAGACGGGCCGGCCATGAAGAAGCCGGCAGGCAAATTGCCGCCGAAGTTTTGCCGGGCTTTGGCTATCATCCGTCGCAAATTGCCGTCATCGGCGGCATCATCATCGCCACCAAATTGCCGCAATCGCCGCACACCCGGCTGGAAGAGATCATCGCCGATGCCGACCTTGACGTGCTGGGCCGCGAAGACTTTATGCTCCGCAACCAGGTTTTGCGCGAGGAACTGGCGGCCTTTGGCTCAATAACGACCGACAGACAGTGGCTTAGTACCCAGCTCAAATTTCTGAAAAACCACCACTACTTCACAGCCGCGGCACGCTCGCTCCGTGACGGCCAGAAAAAGAAAAACGTCGAAGCCCTCAACCAATTGCTGGCCTGTCTCCCAGGCTAA
- a CDS encoding STAS domain-containing protein codes for MEITVSQKQGRVPVTVFHIKGDVDTTTYEQLQAQARQAFESGTRNLLLDLAEVPYVSSAGIRALNNMFNLLRADTPEESDEAIGKGLRDGTFKSPHLKLLNPTSRVTGVLSVAGVDMFLETHHDLQAAIASF; via the coding sequence ATGGAGATCACTGTTTCGCAGAAGCAAGGCCGGGTTCCCGTCACCGTCTTCCATATTAAGGGCGACGTTGACACGACCACGTATGAGCAACTGCAGGCCCAGGCCCGGCAAGCATTTGAGTCTGGCACGCGCAACCTCCTGCTCGACCTGGCGGAAGTTCCCTATGTCAGTAGCGCCGGGATCCGCGCTCTCAACAATATGTTCAACCTGTTGCGGGCAGATACCCCTGAGGAGAGCGACGAGGCGATAGGAAAAGGTTTGCGGGATGGCACCTTCAAATCGCCTCATCTCAAACTGCTTAACCCCACTTCTCGTGTAACCGGGGTGCTAAGCGTAGCCGGCGTAGATATGTTTCTGGAGACGCACCATGATCTCCAGGCCGCTATCGCCTCATTTTAA
- a CDS encoding SpoIIE family protein phosphatase, whose amino-acid sequence MSQSSQELALSQVPLFATLPQSEISYLAETLQAAEVQPGTVLFHEGEYGDRFYIVYNGQIEIIKALGTADERLVGVRGSGEYVGEMSLFNRDGLRTASARARAATQVLEMTRADFDSLLNRQPTLAYEMVRVLSMRLHEAHNTTIRDLHEKNRQITEAYESLKAAQAQLVEKEKLEHELHVAREVQAALLPRATPRLAGWEFAARWQPARNVSGDYYDFIPLSRGPGWGFVIADVSGKGMPAALFMALTRSIVRASVVGAALPADGINRANQLICADSGQGMFVTLFYACLDPATGDLTYVNAGHNPPWLYRAEGDQWLELTRTGMALGMFKANVLTQNTLRLNAGDFIFMYTDGLTDVTNVEGEKFGAEQLLQIITEHRRAPPAEIIAALDETISRFQEGNTLFDDITLVIAKRI is encoded by the coding sequence ATGAGCCAGAGTTCTCAAGAACTGGCCCTCAGCCAGGTGCCGTTGTTCGCAACGTTGCCTCAAAGCGAGATCAGCTATCTGGCCGAGACTTTACAGGCCGCAGAAGTTCAGCCGGGCACAGTGCTCTTTCACGAGGGTGAATATGGAGATCGTTTCTACATTGTGTACAACGGCCAGATCGAAATTATCAAGGCTCTGGGGACAGCCGACGAGCGCCTGGTGGGCGTGCGCGGTTCCGGCGAGTACGTGGGTGAGATGAGTCTGTTTAATCGCGACGGCCTGCGCACCGCCAGCGCCCGAGCGCGCGCCGCCACTCAAGTGCTGGAAATGACTCGGGCCGATTTCGACTCCCTGCTGAACCGGCAGCCGACACTGGCTTACGAAATGGTACGGGTGCTGAGCATGCGTCTGCACGAGGCGCACAACACGACCATTCGCGACTTGCACGAGAAGAATCGGCAGATCACCGAGGCTTACGAGTCGTTGAAGGCGGCGCAGGCCCAGCTTGTGGAGAAGGAGAAGCTGGAGCACGAACTTCATGTTGCCCGCGAGGTGCAGGCCGCCCTGCTTCCTCGGGCCACGCCGCGCCTGGCCGGCTGGGAATTTGCCGCGCGCTGGCAACCGGCGCGCAATGTGAGCGGTGATTACTATGATTTTATTCCGCTCTCGCGCGGGCCGGGCTGGGGCTTCGTCATTGCCGACGTGTCTGGCAAGGGCATGCCTGCCGCCTTGTTCATGGCCCTGACGCGCAGTATCGTCCGCGCCAGCGTAGTCGGCGCCGCTTTGCCGGCCGACGGCATCAACCGGGCCAACCAGTTGATCTGCGCTGACTCTGGCCAGGGTATGTTCGTCACCCTCTTCTATGCCTGCCTCGACCCGGCAACGGGCGACCTGACTTACGTGAATGCCGGCCACAATCCCCCCTGGCTGTATCGCGCTGAAGGTGATCAATGGCTCGAATTGACCCGCACCGGAATGGCGCTGGGGATGTTTAAGGCGAACGTTCTGACGCAGAACACATTGCGCCTCAATGCCGGCGATTTTATTTTCATGTATACTGACGGCCTGACCGACGTCACCAACGTTGAAGGGGAGAAATTTGGCGCAGAGCAATTGTTACAAATCATCACCGAGCATCGTCGCGCACCTCCCGCAGAAATTATCGCCGCCCTGGACGAAACGATCAGCCGCTTTCAAGAAGGCAACACGCTGTTCGACGACATCACCCTGGTGATCGCAAAACGCATCTAA
- a CDS encoding Crp/Fnr family transcriptional regulator encodes MSLSTIERILFLKSAELFNQIASEDLAAVALVAQEAHFSAGETLIQQGDPGDCLYIIVDGEASINIRGVGPVATRQAKSSIGEMGIVSRNPRTADCVALTEVTALKIDQDDFWELLAEKPPLALGVIKALSQRLDEAVANLQKLSPRPGSEA; translated from the coding sequence ATGTCACTCTCAACCATTGAACGCATTCTCTTCCTCAAAAGTGCAGAGCTTTTCAACCAGATCGCCAGCGAAGACCTGGCGGCGGTGGCGCTGGTGGCGCAAGAGGCTCACTTCAGCGCCGGCGAGACTCTGATTCAACAGGGCGACCCCGGCGACTGCCTCTACATTATTGTGGACGGCGAAGCCAGCATCAACATTCGTGGCGTAGGGCCGGTGGCAACGCGGCAGGCCAAAAGCAGTATTGGCGAGATGGGCATCGTCTCGCGCAACCCGCGCACAGCCGATTGCGTGGCTCTGACGGAGGTGACAGCCCTCAAAATTGATCAGGATGATTTCTGGGAACTGCTGGCCGAGAAGCCGCCGCTGGCGCTGGGCGTGATCAAGGCGCTCTCACAACGGTTGGATGAGGCGGTGGCAAACTTGCAAAAGTTGAGTCCCAGGCCGGGGAGCGAGGCATGA
- a CDS encoding MFS transporter: MINTPALRPGSRLQSFLSVQPGEGARVLVMILYSAAAIGGVLTVGTTVSDTLFISALPASAFAYMLILPAISIIPALLLYNRIAARFRLERVIVVSNVLLLGGLAAFRFLLATPAGKSFAVLAALYLFVEVAYTLVILQFWSLAGLVFNPREARRLFGLITAGGTFANIVAGLSLAAVVNLIGVENLLWLVVMALAVCIVCVWRLKRWVRQPASKAAARSHKKQKSLLQDLRAIRQTPLLVVIGCLTLLVSLLINIGGYEFWLSLQINFAGRARELATYLGAFHFIGGLAGFVVQSYLSGRIMNRFGIFAALAFLPVSMALGGGLSLLAGGALWAMTILRISDPIFRRTINSAALNVLYLPTPEGLRERAKELFEGLYAAAFGLAGVVALFLQNIPGWNFLYYSIPLLALSLAWLALLPWARRHYTAALAASLKRRVLDLEGATINISDETTVRVLIDALRHPDESYVVHALQLISGAPAVNWDVHVAPLLQHPSPAVRIKAAQHLGRPGNDEYAHAISTLLLNTDDQDVRAAAIESLYTIMVDPDTGSATVSYIAPFLNDPYPRIKSTAIVGLLKYGDPYSANKAAAELKRLAASEDKTAKQEAARVIGLSTSTAELQALLVPLFDDDNLEVRLSAIRAASALNNRDLLPHLLRKLNDKSTTAAAVEALAKYRDEIESDLSAVLDGSTSEAASQVPRVLQERRTRSAAEALLTHFYVADDAVRSEVYRALARLRADGLEFYLSESDLREAIAGELRGGYMWVVIRADLGQEGLDLLLSEAVQTRLSRAIDRVFYLLNLLYPNYTQQIQRVRQALEAGPGNTRALAVELLDTLSAAGPVKELLLPLVEAPAEKLLDIAGKRFGIERRPSLQRLRELAEGPDLWLRACAVFRIGVLKQAELAGCVLAALASEDALLRETALAASRLLFDAGRYHELLAAHAQDGSPVVSRYVQSQIQNLKFEA; encoded by the coding sequence ATGATCAACACCCCCGCCTTGCGTCCCGGCAGTCGGCTTCAGTCCTTCCTCAGCGTCCAGCCTGGCGAGGGTGCGCGAGTGCTGGTGATGATCCTTTATTCGGCGGCGGCCATCGGCGGCGTGCTCACTGTTGGCACCACTGTTTCGGATACGCTGTTCATCAGCGCGCTGCCGGCCTCGGCCTTCGCCTACATGCTCATCCTGCCGGCCATCTCCATCATTCCGGCCCTCCTGCTCTACAACCGCATTGCCGCCCGCTTTCGCCTGGAGCGCGTGATCGTCGTCTCCAACGTTTTGTTGCTCGGCGGCCTGGCCGCTTTCCGATTCTTGTTGGCGACCCCGGCCGGCAAGAGCTTTGCCGTGCTGGCCGCGCTCTACCTTTTTGTCGAAGTCGCGTACACCCTGGTCATCCTTCAATTCTGGAGTCTGGCCGGGCTGGTTTTCAACCCGCGTGAAGCCAGGCGCCTCTTTGGCCTGATCACCGCCGGCGGCACGTTCGCCAATATCGTCGCCGGACTTTCGCTCGCGGCGGTTGTCAATCTCATCGGCGTCGAAAATTTGTTGTGGCTGGTGGTGATGGCGCTGGCGGTGTGCATCGTTTGCGTCTGGAGGCTGAAACGCTGGGTGCGTCAACCGGCCAGTAAAGCGGCTGCCCGGTCCCACAAAAAACAAAAGAGTCTTTTGCAAGACCTGCGGGCCATCCGGCAAACGCCGCTTCTGGTCGTCATCGGTTGCCTCACCCTGCTGGTCTCGTTGCTGATCAACATCGGCGGCTACGAATTCTGGTTGTCTCTGCAAATCAACTTTGCCGGGCGGGCCAGGGAGTTGGCAACTTACCTCGGCGCGTTTCACTTCATCGGCGGCCTGGCCGGGTTCGTCGTGCAGTCTTACCTCAGCGGGCGGATCATGAATCGCTTCGGCATCTTTGCCGCTCTGGCCTTCCTGCCGGTCAGCATGGCCCTCGGCGGCGGCCTCAGTCTGCTCGCCGGCGGCGCGTTGTGGGCCATGACCATCCTGCGCATCTCCGATCCCATCTTTCGGCGCACTATCAACAGCGCCGCTCTGAACGTGCTTTACCTGCCAACGCCCGAAGGCCTGCGTGAGCGAGCCAAAGAACTTTTCGAGGGCCTCTATGCCGCCGCCTTTGGCCTGGCGGGCGTCGTCGCCCTCTTCCTGCAAAACATCCCCGGCTGGAATTTTCTCTATTATTCGATCCCGCTGCTGGCGCTGTCTCTGGCCTGGCTGGCCCTGCTTCCCTGGGCGCGCCGCCACTACACAGCCGCTCTGGCCGCCAGCCTCAAGCGCCGCGTGCTCGACCTGGAAGGAGCCACCATTAACATTTCAGATGAAACCACCGTGCGGGTGTTGATTGACGCGCTTCGCCATCCGGACGAATCCTACGTCGTTCACGCCCTGCAGTTGATCTCCGGGGCGCCCGCCGTGAACTGGGACGTCCACGTGGCTCCCCTCCTTCAGCACCCCTCGCCGGCCGTGCGCATCAAAGCCGCTCAGCATTTGGGGCGGCCCGGCAACGACGAATACGCTCACGCCATCTCGACCTTGCTTCTCAACACCGACGATCAAGATGTGCGCGCCGCGGCCATCGAATCGCTTTATACGATCATGGTAGACCCCGACACCGGCTCGGCCACCGTTTCCTATATTGCCCCGTTTCTCAACGATCCCTACCCTCGTATCAAAAGCACAGCCATTGTCGGCCTTCTTAAATATGGCGACCCTTACAGCGCCAACAAAGCCGCCGCCGAACTCAAGCGCCTGGCGGCCAGCGAAGACAAAACGGCCAAACAGGAAGCCGCCCGCGTCATCGGCCTCTCGACCTCAACCGCCGAACTGCAAGCCCTCCTCGTCCCGCTTTTTGACGACGACAACCTCGAAGTCCGGCTGAGCGCCATCCGCGCCGCCAGCGCCCTGAACAACCGCGACTTGCTCCCACACCTGCTTCGCAAGCTCAACGACAAGTCCACGACGGCGGCTGCGGTTGAAGCGCTGGCGAAGTATCGCGATGAAATTGAATCAGACTTGAGCGCCGTGCTGGATGGCTCAACTTCCGAGGCGGCCAGCCAGGTGCCGCGCGTTTTGCAAGAGCGCCGCACCCGCTCTGCCGCCGAGGCCTTGCTCACCCATTTCTACGTGGCCGACGATGCAGTGCGGAGTGAGGTCTACCGGGCGCTGGCCCGCCTGCGCGCCGACGGGCTGGAGTTTTATTTGTCGGAGTCGGATTTGCGCGAGGCCATCGCCGGCGAGCTTCGCGGCGGCTATATGTGGGTTGTGATCCGCGCCGACCTGGGCCAGGAAGGCCTGGATTTGTTGCTGAGCGAGGCCGTTCAAACCCGCCTGAGCCGCGCCATTGATCGTGTCTTCTATTTGCTCAACCTGCTGTATCCTAACTACACCCAACAGATACAGCGTGTGCGGCAGGCCCTGGAAGCCGGGCCGGGCAACACCCGGGCGCTGGCGGTTGAACTGCTCGACACACTGAGCGCCGCCGGGCCTGTCAAAGAGCTTCTGTTGCCGCTGGTCGAAGCGCCCGCCGAAAAATTGCTGGACATTGCCGGCAAACGATTTGGAATCGAACGCCGCCCGTCGCTACAACGCTTGCGCGAACTGGCCGAAGGGCCTGATTTGTGGTTGCGGGCTTGCGCCGTGTTTCGCATCGGCGTTTTGAAGCAGGCCGAGCTTGCCGGTTGTGTGCTGGCCGCCCTCGCCTCGGAAGATGCGCTTTTGCGTGAGACGGCTCTGGCCGCCAGCCGGTTGCTGTTCGACGCCGGGCGTTACCATGAGTTGCTGGCCGCCCACGCGCAAGACGGCTCACCCGTCGTCAGTCGCTACGTTCAATCCCAAATCCAAAATCTAAAATTCGAAGCCTAA
- a CDS encoding Crp/Fnr family transcriptional regulator produces MPIPRAQHLGLTPSEAIALLRQAPLFAELGDAGLTALTSDFRRRELARGDVIFRQGDESRNLYVVFKGKIRIFKISPAGHETSLAIFSSGDIIGEFACLDGEPRSATAIALGRSVVWEMGGDTFLDHLRRQPDLALRMARLLAKKLRWTAAYAETIAQFDAAGRLLHLLLLYNAQFGEELEAGKRYLLDLSLNQTDLASLVGARREWVNRLLREWERRKLLHYRAGKLTILDMPRVQEERDRHLDTSRP; encoded by the coding sequence ATGCCAATTCCTAGAGCGCAACATCTAGGCCTGACCCCTTCAGAGGCCATTGCCCTCCTCCGGCAGGCGCCTCTCTTTGCCGAGTTGGGTGACGCCGGCCTGACGGCCCTGACGAGTGACTTCCGCCGCCGGGAACTGGCCCGGGGCGATGTCATCTTCCGGCAAGGTGATGAGAGCCGTAATCTGTATGTGGTGTTCAAGGGCAAAATCCGCATCTTCAAGATTTCGCCGGCAGGCCACGAGACCTCGCTGGCCATCTTTTCCAGCGGCGACATCATCGGCGAATTTGCCTGCCTGGATGGCGAACCGCGCTCGGCGACGGCCATTGCCCTGGGGCGAAGCGTGGTGTGGGAAATGGGTGGCGACACCTTTTTGGATCACCTCCGCCGCCAGCCAGACCTGGCTCTGCGCATGGCCCGCCTGCTGGCTAAAAAGTTGCGCTGGACGGCGGCCTATGCCGAAACCATCGCCCAGTTCGACGCCGCCGGGCGGCTTTTGCACCTTCTTCTTTTGTATAACGCCCAGTTTGGCGAAGAACTGGAAGCCGGGAAGCGTTACCTGCTTGACCTGTCGCTCAACCAGACCGACCTGGCCTCGCTGGTGGGCGCGCGGCGGGAATGGGTCAACCGCCTTTTGCGCGAGTGGGAACGCCGAAAACTTTTGCACTACCGGGCCGGCAAGCTTACCATTCTCGATATGCCGCGCGTCCAAGAAGAGCGTGACCGCCACCTGGACACCAGCAGACCCTAA
- a CDS encoding MFS transporter → MTQSATAQPGTFSVFRNRSFTLMWTGQLISTAGSALTSLAAGILVYRLTGSALSVGLMMMATAVPTLFVGLIAGVFVDRYDRKRIMIAADLIRMVLVFLIPFLIPRGIAWLYIIVALASAVGQFFDPAHSSLLSEVASDEELAAANSMMTISSIGAQAIGFAASGFIASQLDIVWAFYIDAITFIFSAACILLIRVTPVKVEGKTTIAVVARNLGAGFKVITGTPSLRSLFLVYLPVFITFGLNNALLLPFARRALNADEFEYSLIEGLSTVGFVVGSFVMARLGDRLREGQWISISFLGMAITGIIYSQLTSVPLAIVVGVIAATLNAPSVVGRQLIIQRQTPREARGRVFSAFFVMRDTMFMLGMAGAGLADVIEVRTLFLIQALAFLVVGSLAIILPGLGQPAAEWKRAVSLLRGAKASPRLGVGRAASLADFDRLVTHVSALSSLSARERESLAAQTLIADAPGGTVIVAKGETSDAAYFILSGQAIAGYIEDGDYQLLEVLNPGDFFGEIAALTGMSRTANVITEGEATVLKVPAEALRTMTRHPQLNRLFISKMTERMVRMKMLDLPRGAGLDQQTLRELRTPDPQVVA, encoded by the coding sequence ATGACGCAATCCGCCACCGCTCAACCCGGCACGTTCTCCGTCTTTCGCAATCGCTCATTCACCCTGATGTGGACCGGCCAACTGATCTCCACCGCCGGCAGCGCCCTGACCTCGTTGGCCGCCGGTATCCTGGTGTATCGCCTCACCGGCTCAGCCCTGAGCGTGGGCCTGATGATGATGGCCACCGCCGTGCCGACTCTGTTTGTCGGCCTCATCGCCGGGGTGTTCGTGGATCGTTATGACCGCAAGCGGATCATGATCGCCGCCGACCTGATCCGCATGGTGCTGGTCTTTCTGATCCCGTTTCTGATCCCGCGCGGCATCGCCTGGCTTTACATCATCGTCGCCCTGGCCAGCGCCGTCGGGCAATTCTTCGACCCGGCCCATTCCAGCCTGCTGTCTGAGGTGGCCTCCGACGAAGAATTGGCCGCCGCCAATTCGATGATGACCATCAGTTCCATCGGCGCGCAAGCCATCGGCTTTGCCGCCTCCGGTTTCATCGCTTCTCAACTCGACATTGTCTGGGCGTTTTATATTGACGCCATCACTTTCATTTTCTCAGCGGCTTGCATCCTGTTGATTCGCGTTACGCCAGTCAAAGTGGAAGGCAAGACCACCATCGCCGTCGTGGCTCGCAACCTGGGCGCCGGGTTCAAGGTCATCACCGGCACGCCGAGTCTGCGCTCACTCTTTCTTGTCTACCTGCCCGTCTTCATCACCTTTGGCCTGAACAACGCCCTGCTCCTGCCCTTTGCCCGCCGCGCTCTAAACGCCGACGAGTTTGAGTACAGCCTCATCGAAGGCCTGTCCACCGTTGGTTTTGTAGTAGGCAGTTTTGTCATGGCCCGCCTGGGCGACCGGTTGCGCGAGGGCCAGTGGATCTCCATTAGTTTTCTGGGAATGGCGATCACGGGCATCATCTACTCACAGTTAACCTCAGTGCCGTTGGCAATTGTGGTGGGCGTGATAGCCGCCACTCTTAACGCGCCCTCGGTGGTCGGGCGGCAATTGATCATCCAGCGGCAAACGCCGCGTGAGGCTCGGGGCCGGGTGTTCAGCGCCTTTTTCGTCATGCGTGATACCATGTTTATGCTGGGCATGGCCGGCGCCGGGTTGGCCGACGTGATTGAAGTGCGAACGTTATTCTTGATCCAGGCTCTGGCCTTCCTCGTCGTCGGGTCGCTGGCGATCATCCTTCCAGGGCTGGGCCAGCCCGCCGCCGAGTGGAAGCGAGCCGTCAGCCTCCTGCGCGGGGCGAAAGCCTCGCCCCGGCTGGGGGTGGGCCGGGCGGCCTCGCTGGCCGATTTTGATCGTCTGGTAACGCACGTCTCCGCCTTGTCAAGCTTAAGCGCCAGGGAACGGGAAAGCCTGGCGGCTCAAACGTTGATAGCCGACGCGCCCGGCGGCACGGTCATTGTAGCCAAAGGCGAAACAAGCGACGCCGCCTATTTCATCCTCAGCGGCCAGGCCATTGCCGGTTACATCGAAGACGGCGACTATCAATTGCTGGAAGTGCTGAACCCGGGCGACTTCTTTGGCGAGATCGCCGCCCTGACCGGCATGTCGCGCACTGCCAACGTCATCACCGAAGGGGAGGCGACTGTGTTGAAGGTTCCGGCGGAAGCCTTGCGCACGATGACGCGCCACCCGCAGTTAAACCGCCTGTTCATCTCAAAGATGACCGAACGCATGGTGCGGATGAAGATGCTCGACCTGCCGCGCGGTGCCGGCCTGGATCAGCAAACCTTGCGCGAACTACGCACACCCGACCCGCAGGTCGTGGCCTGA